AGATACACTTTGAGTAACATTACCACAGTAATTAGGATCTGTTGCTAGTATCGAATATTTTAAAGTAAGTGTTTCGTTTAATACTTTATCTATTTCCCAATTGATAGTATTATTTACAAATGAACCTGTGCCTTTATCTATATCTAAAGTACTACTTGAAGTTAAACTCCCAGGTATTATTTGATATGCATCAGCTACTATATCTTTAACTAAAGGTTCACCAGGTAAAGATACAGCTGCAGGTATTAATTGCCCTAAAATTGTACTATAAATACTAGTTAAATCTGCTGCATTATCTGTGTAAAAGGCACCACTATTCTGTATATTATCTAAAGTATACTTTGAACTATTTTTTTCATCAGGATTTAACGTACCTCTAAATCCTACTGTAAATATAGATTGATTATAAGTAACTCCTTTAACGGTAGTTGTTTCAACTTCTTTTGCTGCTGAAATAGCTTGTCTCTGACAATCAGTATCAATAGCCACAGAAGGACAATATACTGAAGAAGGAGGGTTATTATAAGAATTAGGAACACCATCTGTTAACAACACAATACTTCTTGTTGTTTTACACTTAAAAGTATTATTTCCTTTAGAATTAGAAAACACCTCGCCAGCTTTCAGCAAAGCATCCTGCATATTAGTACCTGTCGTTGGTAATAGATTATTAATAGTAGCTTCTAATACAGCTTGGTTTGAAGTCAATGTAGTTAAAATAGTTGCATCATAATTATAACTAACTATAGATATTTTATTCTTTCCTGTTGGATTATTTATAGGAGAAAGTAATTTCGCAACAAAATCTCTTGCGGCATCCTTTGCGAAGTCCATAATAGGCTTCGTATTTCCCGTACCATCATCTACCGGATGTTGCATACTCCCTGAAACATCAATAAGTAAAACTACTTCTTGAGGTGCTTCAGGTGGAGTTCCTTTTATAGTAAGTGTAACGTCAAATTGCTTACAGTTTGCTGGATTATTTGCTATTTCTTTAGATATAAAAACATCTTCTTGAGCACTTAATATCTGTAATGAGAATAGTGCTAAAATGTACATTAAATTAAATTTCATAATAAGGTGCATTACAATGTTAAATTAAAGTTAAATATTAATGAACACATAAATAAAACAAACTTATTCACTTTTACCCTACTTAAATTTAAATCTACAATAACATAATTCAACTTAACTATAATACTCTCTACCAATAAGTTACAATAAAAAATATTATTTTTTAAAAGTGTTACAATAGTTTTTATCTTTCTTTTTTTTCAACAATTAACCCAGTTACACATTTCTTAAACTTAATAAAATATAAGTTTTGTGTATTAGTAAATGATGCTGTATTAATACACAAACATAAAAAAGTACTCATTTTTTCCATAGTTTTTATTTATCAAAATTTTAAACCCTTATAATAAAATTACAGAGTTTATAGGGGACATATAAAAGGGTGGGGGAAATTTATTTTATAACACTTTTTTAAGGGGAGGGGTATTTTTTAAATACAAAACATAAAGCTATCAGCAAAAAAGCTCAAAGTCAATGAGTTACACACAAAGGACAAATATAAACTTTTTTTTAAAAAAAATTTTTCACTAAAAAAAACATATTCACTTTTTTTGTAAAAAAATTACTATAAATAATTTATGTTTTTTTAATAGCTTATAGCTAATTTTGTAACATGATACAAAATGATACTATTATTGCTATGGCAACTCCATCAGGTATTGGAGCTATTGCTGTAATTAGACTTTCTGGTGAAAAAGCTATTGAAATAGTGAATACTTTTTTCAAATCGATAAAATCAAAAAAATCTTTACTTACTCAAAAAACACATACCTTACACTTAGGACACCTTATAGATAATGGAATTATTTTAGATGAAGTATTGATTTCTATCTTTAAAAATCCAACATCATATACTGGCGAAAATGTCGTAGAAATTTCGTGTCATGGTTCGGTATTTATTCAGCAAGAAATTATTCAATTATTTTTGAAAAATGGTTGTAGAATGGCTGATAATGGTGAATTTACCATGCGTGCTTTTTTAAACGGAAAAATGGATTTAAGCCAAGCCGAAGCCGTTGCCGATGTTATTGCTTCTAATTCTGCTGCAAGTCATCAAATGGCTATTCAGCAAATGCGTGGCGGAATTACCAATGAATTAAAAGACCTTCGTGTAAAATTATTAGATTTTGCAGCTTTAATTGAACTAGAATTAGATTTTTCTGGAGAAGATGTAGAATTTGCTGACAGAACTAAATTTAAAGAATTAGTCGTTAAAATCACTTTTGTTTTAAAACGATTAATTGATTCTTTTGCCTTCGGAAACGCTATGAAAAATGGAATTCCTGTAGCAATTATCGGAGAACCAAACGTTGGAAAATCAACTTTATTAAACACACTTTTAAACGAAGAAAAAGCCATCGTTTCAGACATTGCAGGAACTACTCGTGATGCCATTGAAGATGATTTAATTATTGAAGGTGTTGCCTTTCGTTTTATTGATACTGCTGGTATTAGAGAAACTGAAGACATTGTTGAAAACATCGGAATTAAAAAAACCTACGAAAAAGCAGAAAATGCACAATTAATTATATTTTTGATTGATGCAAATAAATTCTCATATGCAAGTGAAGAATTTTTACAAGAAATCGAAACTATAAAAGAACGTTTTCCTAACAAACGTCTGTTAGTTATCGCTAATAAAATTGATACTTTATCCTGTCATGACACAGCTATTTTAAAATCAGCTATTGATCCTTTAATTTTATTATCAGCAAAACAAAAAACAGGAATCATAGAATTAAAAGCAGAATTAACATCTTTAGTCAATACAGGTGCTTTAAGTAATAACGAAACAATTGTTACTAATTCACGTCATTTTGAAGCATTAAACAATGCTTTAACTGCCATTACTTCTGTACAACAAGGAATTGATTTAGAAATTTCTACGGATTTATTCTCGATTGATATTCGCGAGTGTTTACGTCATCTTGGAAATATAACTGGTGAATATGATGTTGACAAAGATATTTTAGGACATATTTTTGGTAATTTCTGTATCGGAAAGTAAGTACACAAAACAAAGAAGTACCAAAACACAACAAACCGCATAAAACCCTCTATTTTAGAGGGTTTTTCTATTTCTACTTAATATCTATTTATTGTTATTATCTGTTTATTACGTAAATATTTGTACCTTATTTGTACCTTTGAGTAATTCGAGGTACAAAAATAGAGTTTGAGGTACAAATATTAGTACTTTTTATCGGTAATGTTCCCCTATTTTGTCGCTTAACGATACTTAAAACTATTAAGAACTATTTAAAGCTATACTTTTATGAGTAGTAATATTAGAGTACAAAAAGTTTGTTTAAACTGTAATATTGAATTTACAGCGAAAACCACCGTTACTAAATATTGTTCCAATAAATGTGGAAAAAGTGCATGGAAAAAAAGAAAACAAGCCGAAAAAGTTCAAAAAGTAAATAAAGCCACTAGAAGAAAAATAACAGCTCCAAAAATTGAAGTCAATATAAAAGACAAAGATTTTCTAACAGTTAAGGAGGTTGCAATATTATTGAATTGTACCAACAGAACTATTTATCGCTTAATTAATACAAAGAAAATAAAAGCCGTTAATCTAGGTGAAAGAATTACTAGGATAAAACGCAATACTATTGACAAACTTTTTACCAACTAAAAAAACAATACTATGACAAAAGTAACATTAAGACAAAAGCCAATCAGCAAAGGGCGTAACAGTTTGTATTTAGATTTTTATCCACCATTAGCAATAGCAGGAACAGAAAAAACAACTAGGAGAGAATTTTTAGGCTTGTTTGTACTTATTGATAAAACAGCCTTTAAAAAAGAACTTGAAGCAATTGAAAATAAAGAATTAAAAAACAAAGGCAAATTATCAAAAGCCACACTACAAAAAAAAGAGTTGTTAAAAACTTTAAAACCATTAACAGCAGTACAAAAAAATACAAATAGAGAAACACTCGCAACAGCTGAAATTATCAAACAGAAACGAATTAACGAATTAAATAAACCTGAAATTTATACTGCCTTTGAATTGGAACAACGTAAAGCAACTGAAAAAGGTAAACTATCTTTTATTACTTACTTTGAACAACAAATGGATAAAGCCAAGGGAAACAATTATAATGTTTGGTTATCAGTTTATAATTACCTTAATGAATACACCAAAGGCAACTTATTATTTATTGATTTGAATGAAAAATTTTGTAATGATTTTAGAGGTTATTTACTTACTGCTAAAAGCAAAAGAAGTACTACTTCTACTCTATCACAAAACACTGCAAAAACCTATTTCAATAAATTTAAAGCCACGTTAAAACAAGCGTATAAAGATGACTTCATTTCTTATGATTTAAATGCTAAAATTGATACGATTAAAGAAGCTGATACAAAAAGAGTATTTCTAACAATTGAAGAACTTAACAAATTGATACAAGCTGATTGTGTAAACCCTATTTTAAAACAAGCCTCTTTATTTTCAGCATTAACTGGATTAAGATTTTCAGATATTGAAAAATTAAAATGGTCGGAAATTACACACAATAAAGAACAAGGTTATTTTTTAGAGTTCAAACAACAGAAAACCCAAAGTAACGAGTATCTGCCAATATCTGAACAAGCTTATAATTTACTAGGTAAACCAAAAGAGCCACAACAAAAAGTGTTTGAGGGTTTGAAATATTCAGCACATCAAAATACATACTTGTTAAAGTGGGCAATTAATGCTGGAGTTCAAAAGCATTTAACGTTTCAATGCTTTTAGGCATACATACGCAACTTTACAACTTACAGCAGGAACTGATATTTATACAGTATCAAAAATGCTAGGGCATAAAGATTTAAAAACTACTCAAATTTACGCAAAAGTTGTAGATGAAAGTAAAAGAGAAACCACCAATAAAATAAACCTGAAATTTTAACAGCGTAAAAATAAGTTTTTGTTTAGAGGTACATTTGCTACATTAGCTACATAAATAAAAATTAACCAACTTTAAATTAACACATTAACTTTTCTAATAAAATCCATACTACTCTACTTTTTTCTAAGTAGTACGAATAATAAGTTTTTGTTTTTAGCTACATAAATTTATTTTCAATGTAAACCACGTTACCATATTTTTTACGCTGAACTACAAAACTGTTCTTTTTTAATCTAATAGAAAATGATTATATTGATATTTTCAATAATATTCATACATTATATACGCGCGCGCGTTCTTATTAATATATCTAAATAAAATTACAAAAGCCCAACTTTCAGATATTTTAAATAACGTAGAATATAAACGATTCCAAAAAGTAACTTGGCTAGTTGTTTCTAAAAACAGAAAACGTTCAATCAATGAAATTAAATACATCAAAAATTTAGATGATAGTGAAGTCAATGCTATTTTGAAATACTTCAAAAAAGAAGTTGATATAAACGAAGATGAAATTTTTGTTTAAGGTAGTGTTTTTCGTCTTTTTCAGTTTTTTCTCTTTTTTCAGGAAATTCAGGAAACACAAACAGCGGTAAATAAAGATGTACAAGAATAATGCTTTAGTCTTTTTCTGCTTTTTTCGGTAAATTCGGTAAATTCGGTAAATTCGGTAAATTCGGTAAATTAAAAATATGGTTAAATAATAAGTATAAACATTAATAACATCTATGTATATGTTTTTTCTGTTTTTTTCTGCTCGGCATCTGTTCTAGTTCTGATTTTTCTGTTCAAACCTTTTCTAATTCTGTTCGAACCTGTTCGGCATCTGTTCGATTCTGTTCCAGTTCTGATTTTTCTATTCAAACCTTTTCTAATTCTGTTCGAACCTGTTCGGCATCTGTTCGATTCTGTTCCAGTTCTAATTTTTCTGTTCATACCTTTTCTAATTCTGTTCGAAGCTGTTTGGCATCTGTTCCGTTCTGTTCCAGTTCTGATTTTTCTGTTCAAACCTTTTCTAATTCTGTTCGAACCTGTTCGGCATCTGTTCCGTTCTGTTCCAGTTCTGCTTTTTCTGTTCATACCTTTTCTAATTCTGTTCGAACCTGTTTGGCATCTGTTCCGTTCTGTTCCAGTTCTGTTTTTTCTATTCAAACCTTTTCTAATTCTGTTCGAACCTGTTCGGCATCTGTTCCGTTCTGTTCCAGTTCTGCTTTTTCTGTTCAAACCTTTTCTAATTCTGTTCGAACCTGTTCGGCATCTGTTCGGTTCTGTTCCAGTTCTGTTTTTTCTATTCAGACCTTTTCTAATTCTGTTCGAACCTGTTCGGCATCTGTTCCGTTCTGTTCCAGTTCTGTTTTTTCTGTTCAGACCTTTTCTAATTCTGTTCGAATCTGTTCGGCATCTGTTCCGTTCTGTTCCAGTTCTGTTTTTTCTGTTCAGACCTTTTCTAATTCTGTTCGAATCTGTTTGGCATCTGTTCCGTTCTGTTCCAGTTCTGTTTTTTCTGTTCAGACCTTTTCTAATTCTGTTCGAATCTGTTCGGCATCTGTTCCGTTCTGTTCCAGTTCTGCTTTTTCTATTCAGACCTTTTCTAATTCTGTTCGAACCTGTTCGGCATCTGTTCGGTTCTGTTCCAGTTCTGTTTTTTCTGTTCAGACCTTTTCTAATTCTGTTCGAATCTGTTCGGCATCTGTTCCGTTCTGTTCCAGTTCTGTTTTTTCTGTTCAGACCTTTTCTAATTCTGTTCGAATCTGTTCGGCATCTGTTCCAGTTCTGTTTTTTCTGTTCAGACCTTTTCTAATTCTGTTCGAATCTGTTCGGCATCTGTTCCGTTCTGTTCCAGTTCTACTTTTTCTGTTCAGACCTTTTCTAATTCTGTTCGAACCTGTTTGGCATCTGTTCCGTTCTGTTCCAGTTCTATTTTTTCTATTCAGACCTTTTCTAATTCTGTTCAAACCTGTTCGGCATCTGTTCCGTTCTGTTCCAGTTCTACTTTTTCTGTTCAGACCTTTTCTAAGTCAGTGTCTGGTTGATCATAGTCAGTAACTGATCGATCATGGTCAGTGTCTGGTTGATCATAGTCAATAACTGATCGATCATGGTCAGTGTCTGGTTGATCATAGTCGGTAACTGATCGATCATGGTCAGTGTCTGGTTGATCACAGTCAGTAACTGATCGATCATGGTCAGTGTCTAGTTGATCATGGTCAGTGTCTGGTTGATCATAGTCAGTAACTGATCGATCATGGTCAGTGTCTAGTTGATCATGGTCGGTAACTGGTCGATCATTGTCAGTGTCTGGTTGATCATAGTCGGTAACTGATCGATCATGGTCAGTGTCTGGTTGATCATGGTCGGTGCATCTGCTCGGTTTATGCTTTTTTCGGGATTTTCGGTAAATTCGGTAAATTAAGAATATGCTTAAATGGTTAGTATAAACATCAATAAAAATTAGCAATATCTATGTATCTGCTTTTTTCGGGATTTTCGGGAAAATATTTTTGATTCAAAGTTGTTACAAAAATGTTTAGAAGTTCAAAACAAAATAAAACACGTATTAACGTTTATTTTTAGTTAAACAAGAAAAAGTACACTATAAATGAGAAAATGCCTAAAACACATATTAAATTAAATAATTTACATTGTTTTTTGTTATTTATTAATTAATATGTTTTACCTTTGTCAAACCTTATCAAAATAAGGCACAAAAAAAAGTGCTTACAGCTTCCCAGCTAATAAACACTTTTGTAGTAAAATTGTATTTCTGACGTACATTTAATTACTGCAAAAGTATGAAATTAAAGGGAGTTGTAAGCATAATTTAATAACTTTTTAATATTTCAAGCTTATGCTTTTATCATTTAATGATTTACCAACAGTACTAAATGAAGTACTAGAACTACAAAAAGAGCTAAAAAATTTAATCCTATCTCAGGAAACAAGCTCACAATCCGAAACGGAAATACCTCTAAATATTAAAGAGGTCGCAAAAC
The Tenacibaculum pacificus DNA segment above includes these coding regions:
- a CDS encoding helix-turn-helix transcriptional regulator, giving the protein MSSNIRVQKVCLNCNIEFTAKTTVTKYCSNKCGKSAWKKRKQAEKVQKVNKATRRKITAPKIEVNIKDKDFLTVKEVAILLNCTNRTIYRLINTKKIKAVNLGERITRIKRNTIDKLFTN
- a CDS encoding site-specific integrase, giving the protein MTKVTLRQKPISKGRNSLYLDFYPPLAIAGTEKTTRREFLGLFVLIDKTAFKKELEAIENKELKNKGKLSKATLQKKELLKTLKPLTAVQKNTNRETLATAEIIKQKRINELNKPEIYTAFELEQRKATEKGKLSFITYFEQQMDKAKGNNYNVWLSVYNYLNEYTKGNLLFIDLNEKFCNDFRGYLLTAKSKRSTTSTLSQNTAKTYFNKFKATLKQAYKDDFISYDLNAKIDTIKEADTKRVFLTIEELNKLIQADCVNPILKQASLFSALTGLRFSDIEKLKWSEITHNKEQGYFLEFKQQKTQSNEYLPISEQAYNLLGKPKEPQQKVFEGLKYSAHQNTYLLKWAINAGVQKHLTFQCF
- the mnmE gene encoding tRNA uridine-5-carboxymethylaminomethyl(34) synthesis GTPase MnmE translates to MIQNDTIIAMATPSGIGAIAVIRLSGEKAIEIVNTFFKSIKSKKSLLTQKTHTLHLGHLIDNGIILDEVLISIFKNPTSYTGENVVEISCHGSVFIQQEIIQLFLKNGCRMADNGEFTMRAFLNGKMDLSQAEAVADVIASNSAASHQMAIQQMRGGITNELKDLRVKLLDFAALIELELDFSGEDVEFADRTKFKELVVKITFVLKRLIDSFAFGNAMKNGIPVAIIGEPNVGKSTLLNTLLNEEKAIVSDIAGTTRDAIEDDLIIEGVAFRFIDTAGIRETEDIVENIGIKKTYEKAENAQLIIFLIDANKFSYASEEFLQEIETIKERFPNKRLLVIANKIDTLSCHDTAILKSAIDPLILLSAKQKTGIIELKAELTSLVNTGALSNNETIVTNSRHFEALNNALTAITSVQQGIDLEISTDLFSIDIRECLRHLGNITGEYDVDKDILGHIFGNFCIGK